The segment TTCACGATAGATAATTCCATCGGTTTCTAATTCTCTTAGTTGTTGAATTAGCATTTTTTCGCTGATCTCAGGAATTAATCGCTTTAGTTCACCGTATCGCTTAGCTGTATCCTTAAGATGCCACAAAATTAATAGTTTCCATTTGCCACCCAAGACTTTTAGGGTTGCTTGCACAAAGGCTGTACTATCAGTTTGTTCCAATTGCATTAAAATTCTATCTCACTGAACCCACAGATACTTACAAAAAAGTAAGTAATTGTCAACGCATCAATAGCAGTATATTGTAATCTATAAATTGAGTTTATGTACCTCTATGTGTCATGTCTCCGGCCACAGTTGTTGACCAACTATCAGCCTTTCAAACCCTAACTGTTAGGAAATGATTATGCCGTCTTCAACTGGAATTGTAGCGATTACTCGTCATGTTAAACCGGGATCTGAAGTCGCCTTTGAAGAAGCGGTAAAGGGTGTCATTCTTGCTGCTAGTACCTTTCCAGGGTATATCGGTGGTGAGGTTTTATATCCTCAAACCAAACGGGGTGCATGGCAACTGATTTTGCGCTTTGAAACCCCGGTTCATCGGGAACAATGGGAAAAATCTCCTATTTGCCAGGGATGGATTGCTAGAGCAGATGCACTAACCATCGGTCCTCCAAACGTTGTGCGGGTGAATGGGTTAGAAGCTTGGTTTACCTTACCAGAAGTTGGCAATACACTCCCTCCCCCTAAATGGAAAACCGCCATTGTTAGCGCGATCGGTATCTATCCAGTCATTTCTGTCGTACCCATGCTGTTAAAACCGATCACTGGTGGACTACCTCCGTGGTTAGCGACGCTTGTTACTATTGCTATCATTATGCCCTTGATGACTTGGGTAATTATGCCGCAAATCACACGATTATTTCAACAGTGGCTGTATCCTTCTCCCCTAAAAAATTCCGTTCACCCATCCTCTCACTCAAAATTATAAACAATCAATTCATGGATAACCTACAACAAATCAATGGATTTCCTGTTAACTCCATTAGCGTTGGTGAAGGAATTGTTCTCATCAATATCTTTACCCTTGATCCTGAGATAGCTGATCAGTTTGTTACGACACAAGTTGCCGAATATAAGCGATTAAAAGGGCAATTTCCTGGCAGCTATACCGCTAATTTACATATTAGCCTCGATCGCACTAGAGCCGCAAACTATGCTCATTTTTCATCAGTAGAAGACTATTTTGCTATGCGAAATAGTCCTGAGTTTGCTGATCATTTAAACCGTCTTCAGGGACTGGTGGTTAAAGCTGAACCCCAACTCTATCAAGTCGTTTATACGCAACATTTCGATCAGCCAACTTCTGAACAGTCTTTACCCTCTTTACCTGATCCAAAAGTAGCACCAGCATTGACGGCACTTGCTGTCAAGGAATTTTGATTTTCTTCTAATATGAGTTCTGCTCAATTATAGACTGTTTACTGTTAGGTGGGCATTGCCCACCTGACACCTAAACACCGAGATTAGAATTTAGGACCCAAACCCACTTTAGGAGCATACAGAGCACGATCGCCCAATTCTTCTTCAATGCGTAACAAACGGTTATACTTAGCCACCCGTTCGCTACGACACAAAGAACCCGTCTTAATTTGTCCAGCGCGAGTTGCCACTGCTAAGTCAGCAATGGTGGTATCTTCCGTTTCTCCTGAACGATGACTAATCACCGAGGTATACTGACAACGAGTTGCCAAAGCGATAGTTTCCAAGGTTTCCGTCAGGGTTCCAATTTGATTGAGTTTAATCAAAATTGAATTAGCCACCCCTAAATCAATCCCTCTTTGTAGACGAGTCGGGTTAGTGACAAATAAATCATCCCCCACCAACTGAATACGAGAACCCAAGGACTGAGTATGGAGTTTCCAGTTATCCCAGTCCTCCTCCTGCAAGCCATCCTCAATGGAGATAATCGGGTACTCAGACACCAATTTTGCCAAATAATCGATAAATTCTTGGGGAGAATGGGCTGAGCCATCGTAGACGTACTGTCCATCTTTATAAAACTCACTCGAAGCTACATCCATAGCCAAGGCAATTTGTTCACCGGGCTTGTAATTGGAGCGTTCAATGGCTTCGATGAGCAAATCTAGGGCTTCTTGGTTAGAAGCAAGATTAGGCGCGTAACCGCCTTCATCTCCTACCCCAGAGAGCAATTTTCGTTCCTTGAGGACTTTACTCAGGGTAGCGAAGACTTCCGCACCCCACCGTAACCCTTCTGTAAAGGAATCAGCCCCCACAGGCATGATCATAAACTCTTGGAAGTCTACGTTATTATCAGCATGACTACCCCCATTGAGGACGTTCATCATAGGAACGGGGAGCACGTTAGCTAAGGGACCCCCTAAATAGCGATAGAGGGGAATATCTAACTCAGCCGAGGCCGCTTTAGCGGTGGCTAAGGAAACTCCTAGGATAGCATTAGCTCCTAATTCCTTTTTATTGGAAGAACCGTCTCGATCAATCATTTTCTGGTCAATGGAAGCTTGATCGAAGGCATTCGTTCCTAACAACTGGGGTGCAATTTTTTCTTTGACATTGCGAACGGCGGTTAATACGCCTTTCCCGGCGTAACGGGCGGGATCATCATCGCGTAATTCATGGGCTTCAAAACTGCCCGTAGATGCCCCACTAGGGACTTGAGCAATACCAAACGCTCCTGTTTCGAGAAGCACTTCAGCTTCAATGGTAGGACGACCACGGGAGTCAAGGATCTCTCTGGCGGTAATGGCTTCAATGAGAACTTCAGGTTTGTTGAGCATGGGTTAAGTCTCTCCAATGATAGAGACATCTGATTATTGGGTAAGATCAATGCCCGTAATACGGCCATTTTCATCAAAAATAAAGAAAATCTTTTGATTAGCTTTCTGGAATTGTGCCTCCACAACCACCACATCTACCTTATCAACACTTGACCCCGATCGCACCTCAGTTTCAACAATTTTTTCAAAAGATCCGTTGCGTTGTTGAATGCTTTCCCAACTGGCTCGAATTTGCTGTGGGAAAAGCTCGGTTTTCAGGAAAGGATGGAGGTAGCCTCGGGCTTGAGCAAAATTGTTCTGAGCTACGGCATTAACAACAGTTTGGGCAATTTCTTCGACTGATTTTGTTTGAGGGAAGTCGATCCCAACCACTTGCCCTTCTTTGTTAAAGACAACGATGAAATCTTCGGTTTTATTGGTAAATTCTGTGTTAATTGACACTAGGTCTGAGTTAACGGTAGAGATAACGCGAGAATCCCCTTGTTTTTTGATGGGTCCGGTAATGGTAATCAAATCTTGCCAAATTTCTTTCATGTTTTCAACCGTGAGTTCTTGGCTTAAGGCAGGACTCATCAGCTTTCTGGCTTCTTCGTATTTTTCTTGACTCAACAGGGTGATGACTTCGCTTGCTTTGTTTGCCAAAGCCTCTTTATTAACTTCTGTTGTGGACTGTACGACTTGAACAGCAGGGGGTGGGGTTAACCGTTGGGCTTTTGCGGGTAATTCTGTGGCTATCGTCAGCACAGCTAACCCTAAAAAGGAAATACTAGACCGTTTTAATAATGATAAAGACTTATTCATGGACTCCTCAACCATTAAGATGAACTACCTAGTTAGTCTCAATCATCTTGGTTTAGTTCCAATTGCCGATTCAGTCTTTAAATTTCCCTTGGACTAGGAACCAATATCATTTTGGCTTATCCATCAAGCTCTCCCTCCATTACAGCAGAAATAGCGGCTTGGGCATTATCCTTAAATTCTTTAACATTAATATTTCCTAATAACCAAATCGCCCCGATCATACCGATCGCTTGAACAACAAATACCAATCCATAGGCTAAAAATGGGGCAGAAAATAGCATTTTGCCTAAATTTAAAATAACTCCTCCCAAAACTGTAGCTAACCCTCTGGCCATAGCTTGAGCTAACCCCCAAGCACCGATAAAAGTTCCGGCGGTTTCTGCGGCCGTTAAATCTAACATCAACCCAGTCGCTCCTGCGGTTAATACTCCTGATGCGAGCCCAAAAAACAGTAATCCTGATTTAAGTAAACTAGGACTCTGAACACTCCCGGCAAAGATAATGAGCCCAAAACAAACTACTGCGAACATACAGCCTAATTTGGTGGTTTTTTGCTGACCTAACCGGGGTACGACTAAAAATCCCGTCGAAGCAATGCCAAAAAGCGTTCCCATCCCAAAAAAAGCATTGAGTTGGGTGGTTTCAGAAATACACATCCCAAACACTTCGCCCCCATAGGGTTCCATCACTGTATCCTGCATGAATAAACTGAGGGTAAGTACCAACAAAAAGCTAAAAAATAACCAAGTTTGACGACTAGCCGTTAAAATGCCCATAGCCCGTCCCAAAGTAATTTGATCCTCTCTTTCGACGATTCTAGAGCGCAATTTAAAGCGGGAATAGCGGTTTTCTACCCCCCAAGTGGCGATAAAACAGAGTCCTAAGACGACGCTAGGCATGAGGATAAAGACCGGATTAATTGTCTTCTGTAAGGCAGGAATATTGGCGATTTTAGCGGTTTGAGTGGGGTCGTAGGAGAGGATCGCCTCCCCACAAATTTCAGGCGTATTGAGGAGTTTTGAGCTAATAATCGCCCCTAGGACGATCCCGACCATCAACATTGACCAAACAATGCTAATCAGTTGAGAACGATTATCCTCATCGGAGACATCTACTAACATCGCAGCAAAGGGAGTGGAACTAGCACTAAGGGCTACCCCATAGAGGGCAAAGACTAATCCCAGAAGTGCTGCCCAAGCGTAACTTATCCAACTCCACCCGGTAGCTTGTATGGTCATTCCTAGCTGCCAGACAACTTGTAGGGCAATAAAAGCGAGACTGGTAAATAAAATTGCGCCAATCCAGACAAATCCAGTCCGATGATAGCCCCAGAGGGTTTTTGTATCAGACATCTGACCAAACCAAATCCGCGCTGGACTGACAAATTGATACATGGCGATCGCAGTAGCAGCAATCCAGGGTAACACCGTCAATTCATCAATCATAATTCGATTGATAACGCCCAACGTGAGTAGGGACATAATCCCTAATCCCATTTGGAATAATCCTAAACGGAACATGGTCAATAATTTGAGTTTGGGCAAGGATGTTTGCACTATAGGGTTAGAAATATTGGTCATAAATCCAAGGAATGGCCAGATGTAAGACTTGAAAGATTTTTTATCAACTCTTAGGAACACAACAAGAGAGTAACCGCGTTTCAGGGAACTATCAGGCAAGGATTAACTTCTGTCAATAGAGAGTGTCCTTGCCCTTGCAAGGAATGCTCTTGTCACCAAGAATTGCTCTATTCTTCTGGTGGCTAAATTGAAGTGTATAGCTCCTATTTTAGTTTAGGTTAGCTAACCTTTCGGGCCACCAGAGGATTTTCTTGGATCTGAGCAACCTTACTTAACCAGACGACCGTAGAGTTCGGTAACAAACCGTAAATGGTTAACCAAGTCTTGATTTAAGACATGGGACTGATATCGCCATCCCCAGTTACCCTCAGCTAGTCCAGGAGTATTCATCCGTCCGTTCTGATGCAATCCTAAGAGGTCTTGCAGGGGAAAGATAGCTAGGTCAGCGACTGACCCCATGGCTAAGCGAATGAGACTCCAGTGGATACCTTCATGGGAAACACAGCCTAAATAATCGGTGACTCTGCGTTTTTCTTCCTGATTGCGTCCTTCAAACCATCCCACTGTCGTATTGTTGTCGTGGGTTCCGGTATAAACCACACAATTTTTAACGTAATTGTAAGGCAAGAAAGGATTAACGCGATCGCTATCAAAGGCAAAATGCAAGATTTTCATGCCTGGAAACCCAAAATCATCCCGTAGGGCTTCCACTTCTGGGGTAATCACCCCTAAATCTTCAGCGACGATGGGTAATTGTCCCAATTCTTGTTTAAGCCGTTCAAAGAATTGTCGTCCTGGGGCTTTTATCCATTTTCCATTCATTGCAGTCTTTTCTCCTTCGGGAACTGCCCAATAGGCTTCAAATCCCCGAAAATGATCGATGCGAACGATGTCTACATATTCTAGGGTCGATTTAAACCGTTGAATCCACCATTGGAAGTTAGTTCCTTGGAGTTTTTGCCAATTGTAGACTGGATTCCCCCAAAGTTGACCTGTGGCACTAAAATAATCGGGGGGAACGCCTGCCATCAAAGCTGCTTCTTTGGTTTTTTCGTTCAGGCAAAACATATCAGCATTAGCCCAAACATCCACACTGTCATAGGCAACATAGATAGGAATATCGCCAAAAATCCTGATGTTGCGTTCATTGGCGTATTTTTTGACATCCTGCCATTGACGGAAAAATTCAAATTGTAGGAATTTATGATAGAAAATATCTTCGCTGAACCGTTCGGTGTAAGCTTGAACCGCTTGAGGTTGGCGTTCGGCGATATCTTTGTCCCACTGGTTCCAAGCTTTTTCCGGGTTAGCTGCATGGATAGACATATAGAGTGCGTAGTCGTCTAACCATTGGGCGTGGCGATCGCAAAACGTCTTGAAGGCTTCTTTTAGCTTCGGTGAGGCTAGATGTTGAAATCTGTCACTCGCTTTTTTGAGTAGGGGCAATTTGGTTTGAATCACTCGGTCATAATCGACGTAATCTGCTGGAAATCCATGGATTCCATTGATTTCGTCTTGGGTGAGTAATCCCTCTCCTTGTAAAATATCGGGACTAATGAGTAAGGGATTACCAGCTAAGGAAGAATAGGACAGATAAGGGGAATTGCCGTATCCCGTTGGACCAAGGGGTAAAATTTGCCATAGGGTTTGACCACTTGCCGCTAAGAAATCAATGAAGCGATAAGCTCCTTCTCCTAAGTCGCCAATGCCAAAACGACTGGGTAAAGAGGTTGGATGCAGTAAAATTCCACTGGTTCGTTGAAAAGATGTCATGAATTGCTTCGCCTTATATTTCACTGGCAACCTATATTATCCCATGACTCGGCTCAAGTGTAAGGGGGTGGGAAGGTCAGGAGGTAAGGGGATGAGGGGGTGGGAAGGCAATTGAACGATTAACTATTTATTTATTGTTCATTGTTGATTGTTATGATTATATTCAATACTACCACTGGCGACAATCCAATCGTTAATAGCCGTTGATCCAGCATTTAAGGATTGAAGTTTCCTGAGCGAATAACCCAAGTAATTGAACCACTAATTAGGGCTGTTAGCACAATAATAACAATTTGTCTTCAGTTCTTGAGTTCCCCTACTTTTTCAGCTAAATCAGGGATTTTTTGAATCAAGGGTTGTTGTGCATCTAAGGTAGCCTTGATAGTCGCTATTTCTTGTGATTGTTTATCCAATTTCTGATTAACGCTGTCTAGCTTCTGAGTAAATTCCTTTTGGTTGTTGTCTAGCTTCTGAGTAAATTCCTTCTGGTTGCTGTCTAGCTTCTGATTAACGCTATCTAGCTTCTGATTAAATTCCTTTTGGTTGTTGTCTAGCTTCTGATTAAATTCCTTTTGATTGTTGTCTAGTTTCTGATTAAATTCCTTTTGGTTGCTGTCTATCTTCTGAGTAAATTCCTTCTGGTTGCTGTCTATCTTTTGATTAAGTTGATGTAATTCTTGTTTAATTTCCTTTAATATTTGTTCAAGGGAATAGGTAACGGTAATGGGTTCTTGACTCATAACTTCAGCCTTTAGTCCGATAATAACAGTATAGCGCGATCGCTCTCTTTTCTCTTTTATAGAACTACCCGAAAAGTTTGAGGAGGGGTCAGCAGTCTTTTGATTAATTTATAAGCTCTTTACTGTGAATTAGTGATCATTTGTTGTCCGCTCGGGGAAGTTGCATAACCGAGAAAGGCTTTAACGGCCTCATTGGGGGGTTGTTTATAAACATAATACAGCGATCGCTGATAGGGATAGCTAGTGGCTTCTGGGGTTAAACCATTAATCGGAACTATTCTAACGGTTTGTTGATTAATCACTTGAGAAGCAGTGGCATAGCTAATACCATCTTTTCTTAATGCTTGTAAAATAGGCGTAGTGGCATCTCTGTCCATGGTGGTAATATTGGGCGTATTGCCAAAATTTTCTCCCTTTAAGACTAATTCTCGAAAGGTTTGATGAGTTCCACTGACGGCTGGACGATTAATCACGCGAATTTTAGTAGGTAATCCCCCTAACTTAGCCCAATCGGTTATTTTTCCTTGGAAAATTTGCCTTATCTGGGTTTCTGTGAGTCCTTTACGAAAAGGATTGTTAATTGCAACAACAATAGCAATCGCATCTTGAGTCATTGGAATAGCCACTAATCCTTGCGCTTGTTCAGAGGCTGTTAGGGGTCGAGAAATCGCAGCAATATCGATATTATTAGTTAAAAGACGTAAAATCCCAATATCTGAGCCTTGAGCGTCGGTGATGACCTGAGTGCCTGAAAATTGCCCTTCAAAGCCCGATTTTAGAGCTTGATTAATGGCTACCATCGTTGTTGAACCATTGATTTTAACCGTTGTTCCTTGGGGAACAGTCTTCGGGGAATTAAAGGTTTCTGAATGGGTGGGAGAAGGGGGAGAGGGTAGGGGAGAACCCGAACTAATCGGCTGATTAATTGTAGGAGTAGAACGCGACGGTGAAGTTCCTGACAAAAGTTGCCCAAAATTTTCGCCAGATTGACGGCTAAACCACCAATAACCCCCTCCTAAAATTCCTCCAGTCATCAGGAGAGCAACAATCATCACAACGGTTTCATTTTTTGGTGACATAATCTACTGACAAAGTGATAAGCGCGTTAACGTCTAGACAGGGTGTTGGCTGTGGAATATTAAGAGTTTATTAGGAAATGATGACATTGACTTCCAACTGTTTTTAATCTTAATCACAATTGACCATAAGTTATAACCAGACAAAGGTAAGATGACATACAACGACGGTTTTGGTAATTCCCTATCTTAAGGGATGTCTTTTTTAGGAAATTGAATGAGTAACGAAACTTATTTTAACCATCCCACTTTTGGACTACTCTATCGTGTCTGCATTTTAGATGACAATCAAGAGTTATTTACGACCCTCTATGCTCAACGACTCTTTTTTTTGATTAAAACCATGCCTAATAATACAGTATTTGAACCAGTCAGCCGCTCTGATGCTAGGCTAATGTTAGAAGCGCGTTTGCGTAACCTACGCCGTTTAGGTGCTACTGAAGACTATCAAAGCCTTTACACTGTCTATAAAACCACCTTTCCTTAATCATCGTTTTAATGACCCTCGTTCAACGCCTAGACCAAATTCGTCAAAATATTCCCCCTCACGTTCGCTTAATCGCTGTTACTAAACAAGTTTCTATTGATGCTATTAAAGAAGCTTATCAAGCCGGAGTACGCGATTTTGCAGAAAGTCGTCTTCAAGAAGCCTTACCTAAACAGGCGCAATTACAGGACTTAAGGGATATTTCTTGGCATTTTATCGGTCATTTACAGGCAAATAAAGCGAAAAAAATTTTAGAACATTTTCATTGGATTCACTCGGTTGATAATCTAAAAATTGCTCAACGGCTCAATCGCTTAGCTGCTGAAGAGTCTATTGATCCTAATATCTGTCTTCAAGTCAAAATTTTACCCGATCCCAATAAATACGGTTGGCAAGTTTCTGAACTCATAGCAGATTTACCTCAACTTGAACAGTGTCAACAGCTAAAAATTCAAGGTTTAATGACAATTCTGCCTTTGGGATTATCTGATAAAGAAATTTTAGCCGCTTTTCAACAAACCAAAGTCCTAGAGACTCAGATTAACAACCAATCCACTTTGAGCCTCAATGAGTTATCGATGGGGATGTCTGGGGACTATTTACTGGCAATCCAAGCTGGTGCGACCATGATTCGCCTAGGAACGATTATTTTTGGGGAAAGAAACTCAATAGTGGATAGTAAATAGGGGATACCAAAGCAGATCTCCGTCCACAAAATCGGATTTTTAGTAGGTGGGTCTAATCCTATTAAATAAATTTAACGTTAAATACCCTAAAATTGTGGTATAGAGTGGTAAAGAATTTAGCGCGTTTCTCTCAAATTTAATTTAGGGAACATCTCATCGAGTTAAGACGACTACATGAGCAAGCTAACCCCAAGCCTAAAGAACTGACTTTCCTCTGGTAAGGAAATCACAGCAAGTTCACTTGTACGCAAAGTGAATGATAGATTAGGAAGCAAGAAACGAGGACTAGGGTTTAAATAGCGATCGCTTCTCACCTTCCTTTTCAAAGAACAAAAGTTCCTCTGACTTGAGGACAAAATTACCCTAAAACGTTTGTTTCCCCTAGTTAATCAACCCTTTGTAAAAAAACGGACTTAGTGAATATGTTTTTGACGGAGAAGCTAAAAAATTTTGTGGGCATTAATGAACCCGATAGATACGATGAAGAATACGAAGAAATGGATTGGGAATCCAATAGAGAAGAGCAAAATTCCTCTGTTGGGACTCAAGATTACTCCCAACCCCGTCCACGAAATCGAGAAGCTTTAAATTTAACCGCAGAATCTAATATGGGAACCGCTAGAAGCAACGTTATCGGAATGCCAGGGATCACCAACAGCATTGCTGAAGTCGTCGTGGTTGAACCTCACTCCTTTGATGAAATGCCTCAAGTGATTCAAACTCTACGCGAACGTAAGTCCGTTGTCCTCAACTTAAATTCGATGGACCCTGAAGAAGCACAGAGAGCCGTCGATTTCGTCGCTGGTGGCACTTATGCCATTGATGGCCATCAAGAACGTATTGGGGAAAGCATCTTCCTGTTTACTCCTAGCTGCGTTAAAGTGAGCACTCTGTCCGGCACTGTCCATGATGTTCCTGAAATTGCTTCTCCTTCTTCTCGGACAACTTCTCCTATGCCTAGTTGGGGAGCCGATGCTAGTCGTTTGGTACAATAGATTTCTGGGGGAAATGGGAAATCGGGACTCACGGTTTCCTCATCTCCAAGAACTCTCCTTTAATTTAACTTCATTAAAAATTAGTGTCTATTAAATTAGGAATCATCGGCGGCGGGGTAATGGCAGAGGCTATTTTATCCCGTCTTTTTAACGAAGGGCTCTATCAGGGAGTAGAGGTTTTAATTAGCGAACCTGACGCTAAGCGACGGGAGTATCTACAACAAACCTATCAAGTCGTTGTGACTTCCGATAATCAAGCCACCCTTCACGCAACAGAGGTACTGCTATTAGCGATTAAACCCCAGGTATTAAATAAGGTGTTAGATGGGCTAAAATTGGCACAAAAAGCTAATTATCCCCTGATTTTGTCGATTTTAGCTGGAGTTCCCCTGAGTCGGTTAGAGGCGGGATTTCCTGATTATCCGGTGGTTCGGGTGATGCCCAATACCCCTGCTACGGTGGGCGCGGGCATGACGGCGATCGCCCCTGGTACTCAAGTACAATCCCATCATCTGGTGTTAGCTAGATCGATTTTTCAAGCAGTTGGAGACGTGGTAGAGGTTCCTGAAGGGTTAATGGATGCGGTGACGGGGTTATCGGGGTCAGGACCTGCGTTTGTCGCTTTGATGGTGGAAGCGTTGTCTGATGGGGGAGTTGCTTCGGGGTTGCCGAGGGCGATCGCTACTCAATTAGCAGTACAAACGGTCTTAGGGACGGCGCAATTATTACAAACTAAAGGGTTACATCCAGCACAGTTAAAGGATCAAGTAACCAGTCCTGGGGGAACCACCATTGCGGGGGTGGCACAGTTGGAAAAGGCGGGGTTTCGTTCAGCAGTGATCGAAGCGGTAAAGGCGGCTTATCTGCGATCGTGTGAATTAGGAAAACCTTTGAACCAATAAAATTCAACTATTTTCGACTTTTAGTTAAGATAAAGGCTGATTTGGCGTTAGTTAGTAGTTAGGTTAAACGGTAGTGAAACCCAACAAAGCATTAATCAAAACAGTAATTAGTCTTGGGTTTCGTTCCTCAACCCAACCTAGGTTAATTATTATCTCTTTGCGCAATTCTAGGACAATAAGATGAGGTTATCGTAATCCTTGAAAACTCATTTTCACTCCCCCTGTAGGAACTAAAGTTGTCCCTCTCATTTTGGGTTTAACGGTTTTGTTTTCTAATAATTTCAGTTGATAGCGAGCAAGAATAGTAGCTAACACTAATTTCATTTCTAGTATAGCAAGAGCTTGACCAATACAGCTACGAGTTCCTCCTCCAAAGGGTATAAATTCATAGGGAGAGAATTTCCTTTCTAAAAAGCGTTCGGGTCGAAATTCTTGGGGGTTAGGATACAAATCTTCTCGATGATGACAAAGATAAATTGAGCCATTAACTGGCGTTCCCATCGGTAAATTGTATCCCATCAAATTAACAGATTGATTAGCAATTCTAGTAATGGTTTTTGGCAGGGGAGGATACATCCGTAAGGTTTCATTACAAACAGCACTTAAATAAGGAAGGTTAACAATCATTTTTACCTCAAAATTATTGCCTAAAGTGTCTATTTCTTGAAGTAACTTTTTACGAACATTACTACATTTATAAAGTTGATAAATTGCCCATGTTAGTCCTGCTGCGCTAGTTTCATGGCCGGCAAACAAAAGACCGAGAATTTCATCGTGTAATTCTTCATCACTCATCGCTTCTCTTTGTTCATCTTTAGCATTCATTAGTAAGGACAAAATATCGCTATAAGAATCATTATTATCTTGTCTTCTTTCTGCTATTTCTTCGTGAATAATTTCAGCAATTTTTTGTTTAGACTGACTATACTTTCCCCAAGGACTCCAAGACCCTAAATTAATTTGAAGAGAAGGCACTAAAATCGCTGCTGATATCAACGGCGAATTTAAGGCTTCTAACCAAGCAATTATGGCTTTTTTTAGTTGCTTAATCCTGGGTTTTTCTGGTACTCCAAAAATAACTTTTAGGATAACTTCTAATGTAATATTTTGCATCAAATGATGAGCTAAAAATAATTGATTGTTGATCAGATTTTTTACGGCATTATTGGTTATTAAGATAATGCTTTTGCCATAGTTGTCTAAATACTCACCATGGAAGGGAGGAAGCAGTAATTTTCGCTTTCTTTGATGGCGTTTTCCTTCGGCAGCAACAACACTATCTTTACCAATAAAATTTTTAATATAAACACTCCCTACTGTATCAAAATAAGATGGATTAGTTGAAAATAATTTTTGAAATGCTTGGGGATGAGATACCCAAATATAAGGATCATAATTTCCACTAATGGGAGCATGGAAAATCTCTCCAAATTGTTTATAATTAGATTCCATATAGCCAATAGGATCTAAGACGAATTTAATCTTATGTAACCAGGAAGGGTTTCTTCTATCTCCAGGGATGGTTATCATTAAATTTTATTGAATAAACAATGTCAAAAAATATTATACTAAGTGGGTGGTTTTAAATCAACATCGATGTTTTGTTGATTTAATTATACGACTGACTAAAATTCAGTGTTCAATAATTAATTATATTGTTTTGTGTTAAAATCTATGACCTCTAATTTAATCTA is part of the Rippkaea orientalis PCC 8801 genome and harbors:
- a CDS encoding cytochrome P450, with product MITIPGDRRNPSWLHKIKFVLDPIGYMESNYKQFGEIFHAPISGNYDPYIWVSHPQAFQKLFSTNPSYFDTVGSVYIKNFIGKDSVVAAEGKRHQRKRKLLLPPFHGEYLDNYGKSIILITNNAVKNLINNQLFLAHHLMQNITLEVILKVIFGVPEKPRIKQLKKAIIAWLEALNSPLISAAILVPSLQINLGSWSPWGKYSQSKQKIAEIIHEEIAERRQDNNDSYSDILSLLMNAKDEQREAMSDEELHDEILGLLFAGHETSAAGLTWAIYQLYKCSNVRKKLLQEIDTLGNNFEVKMIVNLPYLSAVCNETLRMYPPLPKTITRIANQSVNLMGYNLPMGTPVNGSIYLCHHREDLYPNPQEFRPERFLERKFSPYEFIPFGGGTRSCIGQALAILEMKLVLATILARYQLKLLENKTVKPKMRGTTLVPTGGVKMSFQGLR
- a CDS encoding cell division protein SepF → MNMFLTEKLKNFVGINEPDRYDEEYEEMDWESNREEQNSSVGTQDYSQPRPRNREALNLTAESNMGTARSNVIGMPGITNSIAEVVVVEPHSFDEMPQVIQTLRERKSVVLNLNSMDPEEAQRAVDFVAGGTYAIDGHQERIGESIFLFTPSCVKVSTLSGTVHDVPEIASPSSRTTSPMPSWGADASRLVQ
- the proC gene encoding pyrroline-5-carboxylate reductase encodes the protein MSIKLGIIGGGVMAEAILSRLFNEGLYQGVEVLISEPDAKRREYLQQTYQVVVTSDNQATLHATEVLLLAIKPQVLNKVLDGLKLAQKANYPLILSILAGVPLSRLEAGFPDYPVVRVMPNTPATVGAGMTAIAPGTQVQSHHLVLARSIFQAVGDVVEVPEGLMDAVTGLSGSGPAFVALMVEALSDGGVASGLPRAIATQLAVQTVLGTAQLLQTKGLHPAQLKDQVTSPGGTTIAGVAQLEKAGFRSAVIEAVKAAYLRSCELGKPLNQ
- a CDS encoding phosphate ABC transporter substrate-binding protein; protein product: MSPKNETVVMIVALLMTGGILGGGYWWFSRQSGENFGQLLSGTSPSRSTPTINQPISSGSPLPSPPSPTHSETFNSPKTVPQGTTVKINGSTTMVAINQALKSGFEGQFSGTQVITDAQGSDIGILRLLTNNIDIAAISRPLTASEQAQGLVAIPMTQDAIAIVVAINNPFRKGLTETQIRQIFQGKITDWAKLGGLPTKIRVINRPAVSGTHQTFRELVLKGENFGNTPNITTMDRDATTPILQALRKDGISYATASQVINQQTVRIVPINGLTPEATSYPYQRSLYYVYKQPPNEAVKAFLGYATSPSGQQMITNSQ
- the pipX gene encoding transcriptional coactivator PipX; protein product: MSNETYFNHPTFGLLYRVCILDDNQELFTTLYAQRLFFLIKTMPNNTVFEPVSRSDARLMLEARLRNLRRLGATEDYQSLYTVYKTTFP
- a CDS encoding YggS family pyridoxal phosphate-dependent enzyme; translation: MTLVQRLDQIRQNIPPHVRLIAVTKQVSIDAIKEAYQAGVRDFAESRLQEALPKQAQLQDLRDISWHFIGHLQANKAKKILEHFHWIHSVDNLKIAQRLNRLAAEESIDPNICLQVKILPDPNKYGWQVSELIADLPQLEQCQQLKIQGLMTILPLGLSDKEILAAFQQTKVLETQINNQSTLSLNELSMGMSGDYLLAIQAGATMIRLGTIIFGERNSIVDSK